TGATTAACGCAAGACTGAAGGTTCAGCCATGTATACGTGAAACCAAACATATTCCTCATAGAACTATAACAATGTTAATGAAACGAAAAATGAAGTattgaattaatataaatgCTATTTGAggctaataatttatgtaaggAGAAAAGTAAGTAGAAGTGTACATAAATATCAAACACCCTTAACacctttaattactttttatatcTCTCTTTCTATCCTATCATATCACAACTATCATAGTTGTATTTGTCTCTgatctctctctatctctcttttAGCATTGGGTGtccatttatttttatccaaGTAGAAATAGATGAGAGAGAAATGCAGACATGATGGGTGATAGTTTTGATAAAAAGagaatgataaagaaaaattatgagtGTTAACGAGGTGTTGAACTCTTGGGGTCTTTCAACAACTAAACTAACAGCTGGTTGCGCATTGGTGATGCAGCTCGTCAGAAAGAGAAGGCAAATAGTACAGTATCTGAGTTGTTGCTGGCTGTGAGGAGGCCTCGTGCACTGAGTGAATCAGCAGGGCGTCCCATGATCAGAAAGTCAGCATCCGGTGATGATGCACAAGACAAACCGCCAGAAAAGTCATCTAGGAGAAAATCTGAGAGTGTCGCTTCTTTTAGACGAAAATCACATGCTGGAGACAGAAGTTCAATGGAGAGAATCACTGAGCTACctgaaaagaaacacaagagCTCTCGTCGCCGTTCTTTCAtggggtatatatatatacatatgcatGCTTATTTACTTAAGTTATACATCAAAATCACTagtttttgaactatttttaaatatagtttaattttgatacattGTGAGATTTTACATCTGTGAGCCAATCAGAAATCTCTCCCTATGTATTCCTTTTAAAGTAACTATTACAAaagtcattaatttttattagaaatgacAATTCATGGTCAGACAAgtgtaaaaaaaacttttactcTATCagtatattctaattaaattcttttaaaaatactagTTTTCTTTCATGGGGCATGATCATCTCATAAACTAGTTTTTGAGTGATTTCTAcaagttttatatataatatgatatgcAATGTACATTTGGTCCTATATTTCAACTTTGTCTAATTTCTATATATCTATGTTTCAGGTTCATCAGGAAAAGCCAGTCTAACTTTGAAAGCTTCAATGATGAAGCAGTTGTAGAGAACAGCTCTGAGAGTAGTGATGAGGATGATGAGAGGCCTGAAAGTTTTGATGGCAAAGTAcagaagaaggaaaagagaaaggGTCTTGATCTTGCTACCACACTTGAACGTATTGAGAAGAACTTTGTCATCACTGATCCAAGGCTGCCGGACAACCCCATTGTAAGATGATCCTTTTTTATACCATTTAATACTACAATGCAACAAAAATGGTGAATTTCTCTATGGGATTAATTCGTGTACTAGAGATGAGCTTAAGACGATTacgtttttatttggttttccAGATTTTTGCATCTGATAGCTTCCTGGAGCTTACAGAGTATAGTCGTGAAGAAATCTTGGGAAGAAATTGCAGGTgtgatttaaatattaatatacaatAACCATGAAAATGAATATCAAAACACAGAAATTGAGTATTGTAAATAGGTGCTTCCAGCTTTACCTCAGGCTTCATTTACCGGATTATGAATGCTTCCATGAAGGATCAACcgaaaaattctataaaaaggAGTGCAACTGTTGCATACAGAATACATATAAAGCAAATACCGAAAACTTGAGGAAACTAAactctaaaattattacaagaCAAGTTTACTAATGCCAGATGGACGCTagaaatacaaatttaattttgtttgtaaaaGCTTCCGAAGACTGATATACCAGGATATGATCTGGAAGGTGTTGTCGAAAATCAGtggtatttatttatattctacTTGGTGATATAGGTTTTTGCAAGGCCCTGAAACTGATCCAGCAACAGTGAGAAAAATTAGAGAGGCCATTGACAATCAAACTGACGTTACCGTGCAGCTTATTAATTATACGAAGAGTGGTAAGCTTATTTAATGCTCTATATATACGTGGACCCAGTTCAATAGgctaatttattttagattggATTTTGTAGGTGTTACATGAATAATTCGTATAGCAGTATATGATGAAAAAGTTCtcagaagaaacaaaaatgttattgtcaCCGTATCTTTCCATGAATAACCTGTATGAGTAGTAGGACTGTAGGAGATGAAAAACAGTTCAATAATTTCACAAATATCCTTGTTTTTATATCATGAATCCTTTTCATAGTTTTCAAAGGAAAATGACTATTTAACAACTTGAAGCTAAATATGGTTGCTAATATTATTCTGCCCAATTCAGGTAAAAAGTTCtggaacttgtttcatttgCAGCCTATGCGTGATCAGAAGGTACAGTTTATGATAacaacttttgttttttgtagtTAATCATATCCCATTTACCAAACCTTCTAACAGAAACCATGGTTAacttgtttctctttttctttgtttaacaGGGAGAGGTACAATATTTTATTGGAGTTCAACTTGATGGTAGTCAACATGTGGAGCCACTTCACAACCGCATTGCTGACGATACTGCAAAAGAGGGAGAACAATTGGTTTGTTTTCTATCCAAGTGCTTCATTAGTTGAACATATATTGAAATCTCCAATTTTCTGTTGGTTTTCAACATCACTACATATCCAAATAGAGGCTTTTAATTTGAAGTCTATAATAATAAAAGCCTACAGTTCCTCTATTATGACCAAAGAGAAAATTTTGGATATAATTTGTTGGTATTATCTGTAATAGAAGGAAACTTTGTTCAATTTATTATGCTTTGTATTCCAAGTTATAACAAGTTTATTTGACATTCATCCTCAGGTAAAAGATACTGCGGAAAATGTTGATGATGCACTGAGAGAACTTCCAGATGCTAATATGGTAATGTCTCCTGACTATCAGTTTCCTCTGAAAAGCTTTTGCATTCAATTTTTCTCACAATCTTTTGGCTACCTTCAGAAACCAGAAGATTTATGGATGAATCATTCAAAAGTGGTTCACCCCAAGCCTCATAGGAGGGATGAAGCTGCTTGGAAAGCCATTCAGCAGGTATTACTCAATACTTATGTAGTTGAAATTATGTCATACTTTCCAGTATTTCTCGGTAATGCTATTAACTTATTAAAGATTCAGAAAGTACTAGTACAAAGTATGACCATAAACAACTAACTCGACATATATGGTGAGCATTTCAACATGTCCCATTTGACATTTTTGCTGGCTTCCATTCTTGTCTTGCCTTTACTAgactattttacttttttttcaacCCCACAATAGATTCGAATATTGTGATTATGTGACTTTCTTTTTCAGATTTCATTTTTTGaagaatagaaatatttttatctttctatttttttagattttttttaattatgtattcTATTGAAGATTACTTGAATTGGTAAACATGACATCAAAGATACTTCTCTGTCTATATggttgttatattttaaattttcatcccAGTCACTTTTTGAATATCTCCTGTAAGTTACATTTTGCAAACTGATTATGTGACCATGGTTTTGCAGATCCTAAATAGTGGAGAGCAGATAGGCCTGAATCATTTTAGGCCAGTTAAACCCTTGGGATCAGGAGATACTGGCAGGTTTTTTTCCTGATTCTCTTTTCAACTTCCCAACATTTGAAATGTGCATGAACATGTAGCATGAGGCTTAAATTAATTGGTCGCTGAAATAAATTGTAACTAAATGACTGTGATGCGCTGGAAACATATGACGTGGGACCTAAGAATCAAAACCTGAAACTATACTTTCATAATATGTTCAATCCCTTTCAGTATTGTAATTTTCAGCTGCAACAACCACTTAtgaacttaaattttttaaatgatttcatTGCTCCAAGCATTTGCCCACTTACCAGATAAGTACAACCATCTATGTTTCTTGGTGTAATGAGCGCTTTTAAACTAGTAAGTATAATATTTCTTCAACGAAATTTTGGCATATATTAGAGACTCATAGATGAACTAGTCTGTTGATTAGctggattttcttttttgaatttcTAAAACCTTGACAAGAATTTCTTCATTGTGAAGTTTTTCTCTGttcattattttttccaatCAAGCATCTGGGGCAATGTTATTATATCACGTGTACTGTCTTTCAGTGTCTATCTGGTGGAGCTAGGCGAAACTGGTCATTATTTTGCCATGAAGGCAATGGAGAAGGGTGTTATGATCAATCGTAACAAGGTAcagaatatatttatttgacatttttttgtttttacttgtCACCTCCTACCATCAATAGTTTTAGAAATGTTTACTTAGAAATTGTTCAAAACTGTATTGGCTTTATTTTCTTTGCCTTTTGgtatttccttttaatttttcagttaattaaaacaattttgtcCTAGTGGGTCACTTTTAACAGTAACTGTAACTACAGGTGCATAGAGCTTGCACAGAGAGAGAGATACTCGACATGTTGgaccacccttttcttcctgCATTATATGCTTCCTTTCAGGTTTGTAACTCTAGTGCACTTCAAAGTAAGATAGTTATAGAGAATAATGAAATTGGAACTAAAACTATCATTGGTCGCAGATACAAGTACAATATGAGTTCTTGAACTCTAAAAACTGAACTTAACTATCAACTGTCCTTAGGGCTAAAATATAACTACCAACTGAATATAAGAGTAAATAACTTGAATTAGTTAGATTTTACATCTTCTGTCAGTAGTTGTTAATTTCTAGAGACTGGAGAAACATCAGGATCTTTATGATTTCTTGAAGAATGATCACTCACCCTGCCACCACTCTCTTCTAGCCTGTGATTAAAAAGTGCAAATTGTCACAACACACAAGCTCTTTAATATACACCCTTGGTTTCATGGAGGATGGTTTCACACATCATATTCCCTTTCCATTATGCCTTTATTTCCTATTTCATTTAATTCAAAACTTTCTAATTACTAGATAACAAAAGATGCATACATTACTACttacaataaaatgaaattgaaaattctttgaaacttgattaaTTTGCAGACGAAGACACATGTTTGCTTGATAACTGATTATTGTTCTGGTGGAGaactattccttcttcttgaccGACAGCCAGCTAAGGTTCTCAGGGAAGATGCAGTGAGGTATATTATGCTACTATGCAAAGTATTTATGGATGTTTATTACAACTTTAGTTTGAAGGCAATCAAAATTGATAATAGGGAAGGGGAGGTTAGAAAACAATCccaactttttctttattttcataacTGCTAAATTATCTTCTTGTATACTTATCGGGAAAACGGCAAGCCTCAAGTGTTTCTATGTCAATCACAATAAATTGAGTCCCTCGATATGTATTCCTTTTTTCATAAATCTGTTTTTCTATTCAACCTAAAACTTTCGTCAATCGTTTTACCATCAAACCTTTccttaataaaaattgatttaaccTTTATATACATACACATATATGTTTTACTACAACTTTATTAAATAGTTGTATATACCCACTATTAAAGCAGATGATCCTTCTTCAACAGTGTTAGTTACTagtgtttctctcctttcctttAGCTGACATAATGTGCTTGATAATAATAGATTTTATGCCGCTGAAGTAGTTGTTGCGTTGGAGTATCTTCATTGTCAAGGTAGGTTCAAATTCATCACCCATACACATGGTAACAATATTTTTTGGACAATGAGTGTGTTACCTTTTAATTTGTGAACTTCTTTTCAACTTTGGAAGTGTTTGATTGACAAAATCTTTCCTCACATCAATACATCAAACGGCAATCATCAGATgttcacaaatatttttctccAATTATCAGATGTTATAAATTGACCTAGTAGCAATATATGATCCTTTCTTATTGTGAAATTCTGTCCTAGCAAGAAATCTTGCtacttaaaatttatgtttacatatattaatttaagacATTCAGACAACatctaatataataatattgtttgGTGAGAATTCACAGGGATAATATATCGGGATTTGAAGCCAGAAAATGTGTTACTACAAAGCAGTGGACATGTGTCTCTAACAGATTTTGATTTGTCATGTTTAACATCTTGCAAACCACAGGTATCTTAGAGACAAGAACTACAGATGATAAAGTTTTTATTTAGAAGTAATACTTTTTAACTCTACTGAAACAAATTTATGTTATGTCTGCACTCTTTACAGCTTCTAGTTCCAGCTataaatgaaaagaagaaagctcagAAAGGCCCACACGCTCCAATATTTATGGCTGAACCTATGAGAGCATCCAATTCTTTTGTGGGGACTGAAGAGTACATAGCTCCGGTTCGTTGTTTCTGGACATTATTTCTTGAGCAGAAAATCATTTCTAGATTCAAATTCTTATGGAAGCATGCATGATATAGTTAACATGTTTCACTTTATAATTTGAAAGATCAAGTTGAATCTGTTAGAAGTATACGAAGTTCTGTGGTATAGTCTTTATTCTTGATACACTAGAGGAGAAGGTGAGGACTTGCAGTTTGTTTGTACAATCATTCTCGATAAGCTTGCCAATTAGACACGCATCTTCTTATCACAATTAAAGATCCCGTTTTTCAAGGGCTGGTGGTGGGATCCTGGTGGACTTACAAATTATTGCATTCATGTCCTTGAACTTTTTGTTTCTCTCaaattgtaaattgtaattgacAGATCAAATGTTTAATGCTTGTGCAGGAAATTATAACGGGTTCAGGCCATACAAGTGCTGTGGATTGGTGGGCTCTTGGTAATTCTTTAATTCTTACAATAAATAAAGGCTATTAGGCAAcattttgaaaaactaaaaaaaaaaatagaatgcatTGTATATTTATTGTGTAGTGGATATACTAGTATTTATATTAGAAAAAGTTCGGTGTTCTATCAGTGAAAACTATTTTGCCTTAATTGAATCCAACAATATCATTCTACCTGTCTTTTCTACATATGGTATTCTATTATGAGTTGAGGTTAATTCTTTTTCGTTTTCTTAATTCCTTGTTTTTTtcacccttttttttatttggcatATGCCCATTTTTCCTCAATCGATTAGATTTTATGATATTgagagaatgaattgaaaaaaaaagttaatcacAAAGATTTTTGAAATGCTAAAGACAAACATTCATCCTGATTGCATCTTTCTCAATTCTCATGATAAGGATTGTCATTAATTGAATTTAATGGCCGAAACTTAACCTATTGGTCTCTTTCACATAAAAGACACACGGATACACTAAAAAACATACTTTGACTGCATGCCTTACTTTTTTCAGGAATTCTTTTATATGAAATGTTTTATGGGTATACACCATTCAGGGGAAAGACTAGGCAAAGAACATTTACAAATATTCTCCACAAGGACCTTAAATTTCCCAAAAGTAAACAGGTGAGGTTGTTCTCTTGCACAGCCTAATGTGCACACTGGTTGTTTAGTACATATTGTTTCTGTGTGACAATAGTTCTTCAAACTAGATGAAGCAGTAATTAATGCAACTTAATAGTCACGTTTGATGCTTAGAATATATACCCTGGTGTGGCATAGATTCCTTCTGTCACTAGTGTCTGAATATATCTACTCACAGTAGAACTTTTATATTTCTTGGTGGAACTTGTTTTTTTCtaataacaacaaatataaaGTGTTAAAGAATGAAAGAGAACGCAGAGGAAACTGAGACCGCAAAGGCTTATATTTATTCAGATATGAAGTAAcgtatttataaatataacaataaaaaaaaactgctaACAGAGAGATAAAATCACTAATAGATCATGCCTAAAGAATAGGACTAAActaaaacagttttatcctaTTCGTCaacatttttcctaaaaaatagcataaaaatATGATCTACTATAGTTTGTTAGATAGTTACAACAATTACatcttcaacactcctccttgacTTTGGAACTGCAAACTCCAAGCTATTGTCTCAAGTATTCAAATCTGGCTTTTGGAAGTGCCTTGGTCAGAATGTCAACACTTTGATTCTCTATTTTGCGGTGCAGTAacttcacttctccttcccttTGAACCTCTCTTAGAAGAAAAAACTTTATCTTGAATGCTTAGTTTTGCCATGAAACACCGGATCATTAGTAATTGAGATTGCAGTCTAGTTGTCCACAAAAATCTGTGTGCTTTCTTCTTGTTCCATATGCAAATCTGTCATGATTTTCCTAATCCAAAGAGCCTGATTCACTGCAGCAACAACAACTACAtactttgcttctacaatcgaTTGAGCTACAACTTCTTGCTTTTTAGAACACCAAGAAAAACtccaaaaccaaaagaaaaacagtAACCAGAGGTGTTTCTCGTGTGATCAATACAACCTGCCCAGTCACTATCAGAGTAtccatgaaatttaaaattatgagaatgaGAGTACATCACACCATAGTCTAAAGTGCCTTTAATATATCTAACAACTCGTTTGGTAGCTTGAAAATGTACTTCACTAGCACAATGCATGAACCTTGAAAGTATACTTACTGCAAACAAAATGTCAGGTCTAGTAGCAGTAAGATACATTAATCAACCAATCAAGTTTCTGTAATGCATTTCGTCAACTTTATCAGTTCCATCATCCTTGCTAAATTTCTCCTTTTGGTTCATTAGAGATGTAGTGCTTTTGCAGTCCTCCATATGAAACTTTTTGAGTATTTCCCTTGCATATTTCTTTTGGCGAATGAAGATTCCATCATGATCTTGTTTCACCTCCATTCCCAAAAAGAAACTCACTAAGCCAAGGTCTATCTTTTCAAATGCTTTAAGCATTTCAGCTTTAAACTCCTTTATGAGTTTCTCATCACTTCCTGTCACAAACAAATCATAAACATAGACAAcaataatgattaaatttgcatCTACCAACTTCACATACAATGCAGCCTTACTTGGACTTTTGACAAATCCAAGATCTTGAAGACGATCATCTATCCTATTGTATCAGGCTTAATACCATATAAGGACTTTTTCAACTTGTAAACTTTCTCCTCCTCTTCTTTGATTTGAAATCCCTCAGGTTGCTCTACATAAATCTTCTCCTACAAGtaaccatttagaaaagcagattttacatttaaatgataaactttccacCCTTTATGTGCAATTAAGGCAAGTAGCATTCTAATTGTATTAAGGCGTGCAACTGGAGCAAAGGTTTCTGAAAAATCCACTCCAAACATCTGAGTATAGCCTTTCACCACCAACCTGgccttgtatttatttatagaacCGTTTGAATTGAATTTGGTTCTATAAACCCATTTGACCCCTATAGGTTGTTTGTGTTGAGGTCTGTCCACTAGCTCCCACGTGTCATTTTTTCGATCATCTTTAGTCTTCCTTCATAGCATTTATCCACTTGTCATCCTTTTTGTCTTCTTCAAATTCTGCAGGTTCTAAGACAGCTACATTACTCTTTTGATACATCTCAAATAAAGATCTTGTACCTCTGACAGGAATTTCATCTACAACACCATCAAGGAACTGTGGGATTTATGGTAGTTGCTTCCTTATTGGCTCACCCCAATTCCATTGTTGATCTtccataaatttgacatctttacTCATAAGAATTTTTCCATTTTGAGGTTGGAAAATTCTGTAAGCTTTGGAAGTGTTGTTGTATCCAATGAAAACTTCAGGTTCTATCTTCTTATCAAGTTTGTCCCTTTTAATCTGTGGAACATAAGAGAAACAAACACAACCAaagatttttagattttataaatCTGGTTTGTAACCAAACCAACCTTCAAATGAAGTTTTTCTATGCATAACTCTTGTAGGTAGTCTATTAAGCAAAAATATTGTAGTGTTTGCAGTCTCCACCCATAACTTCTTTGGCAACTCCTTTTCATGCATCATACACCTTGTCATCTCCATGatacttctattttttctctcactcaCACCATTCTATTGTGGGGTGTAAGATACGATGATTTGGTGCTTAATGTCAACTTCttcataaaatttatcaaaaacatCATTTATGTATTCCTTCATGTTGTTAGACCTTATTGTTTGCAACCTGCAACCACTTTGATTCTCCACCAATGCTTTAAATTTCCAAAAAATGTTACCAACCTCAGTCTTGGATTTAAGGAAATAAATCCAACAAAATCTggtataatcatcaataaatgtaatatagtatttattatcatttaaagaTGATACTCTATGAGGTCCCCCAACATCTGTGTGAACCAATTGCATCTTTTGAGTTGCTCTCCAAGCTTATTGAGGAAATGATTTTCTGACTAGCTTACCAAATTGGCAAGCCACGCAATCAGCCAACTTGTCTTCAAGCATTAACACATCTTTCACCAAGGCATTTGTTTGCATGTATAAAAGTCCAACAAGATGGAAGTGTCTAAGCATTTTGTGCCATAGTTCAACATTGGTGGTCATGCTTGAAAAAACTATTTGCTCCTCCTCCATCAAATTTAGAGCATAGCTTTTAGCCCTCATTTTTACCCTAAATACGTATTTGCCCTTTGCATCTTTGATCAAGCACCAATTGTCTTCAAATATAACTTTGAATCCATTCTCTACAAGCTGGGCAACACTAAGCAAATTTTGATCAATGTCAGACACATATAAGACATCATAGATATATTTCAAACCTGTCAAGCTTTCAATAGCAATAGTCCTTTTTTCCCTTGACTGACATGAAATCACCATTTCCAATTTTTACTTCGAAAACAATGGTTTTGTCAAGCTCTTTAAAGAGCTTCAGGTCGTTGGTCATATGGTTTGTGCAACCGCTGTCTATCAACCATGAATCACTGGAACTATTGCTTGTAGCAAAGCGTGTTGCAACAAAGAGTTGCTCATCTTCTTGTTCCTCCGCAGCCACCTTTGCCTCCTCCGATTTAGACTTGCATATTCACTCTACATGTCCCATATTGCCATAATTTCTACACTTGACATCTGGCTTCCACCAACACTTTCTTTGAGGATGGTTTGTCTTTTTGCAATACGGACAAGGAGGAAAGGTCTCACCTTGCTGCTTGTTGGAGCCTTCTGGTTTTTTGTTCCTCCATTTGTTGTTCTTCTTATCTTTGCCACCTCTTGAATTTTGTGCTTTCGTATGAAAAGCACCTTGTACCACCTCCTCTTGTCTCATCATTCTTCTTTGCTCCTGTGCCTGTAGAGCATTTATCAGTTCTCCCAAGATGATGGTTAACAAGTCTTTTGACTCCTCCAATGCTGATATCTTCAGATCATACTTTTTAGGTACAATGACCAGGATTTTTTGCACTATTCTTTCATTAGAAAAGTCCTTCCCAAGAAGCTTCACTCTATTTGCTATGCCTAACAGCCGGTCAGTGTAGCCTTTGATTGTTCCAGTCTCTTTCATGCTCTACATCTCGATTTCTCTACCCAAGT
Above is a window of Glycine soja cultivar W05 chromosome 12, ASM419377v2, whole genome shotgun sequence DNA encoding:
- the LOC114379860 gene encoding phototropin-1-like, which codes for MEAFPRDQRGSLEVFNPSSSYSTEKSVNSPVRVQSTWKTWIDELPEQQQQQQCGGTNEVTATSWMALKDSAPPPPTLAAVLGESLSAAVGEVGNAAKRAAEWGLVLKTDTETGKPQGVKVRTSGGEEPSAKVTGGSRRDSSNSVRSSGESSDDGREYRGGIPRVSEDLRDALSAFQQTFVVSDATKPDYPIMYASAGFFKMTGYTSKEVIGRNCRFMQGADTDPDDVAKIREALQSGSTYCGRLLNYKKDGTPFWNLLTIAPIKDDDGRVLKFIGMQVEVSKHTEGAKEKMLRPNGLPESLIRYDARQKEKANSTVSELLLAVRRPRALSESAGRPMIRKSASGDDAQDKPPEKSSRRKSESVASFRRKSHAGDRSSMERITELPEKKHKSSRRRSFMGFIRKSQSNFESFNDEAVVENSSESSDEDDERPESFDGKVQKKEKRKGLDLATTLERIEKNFVITDPRLPDNPIIFASDSFLELTEYSREEILGRNCRFLQGPETDPATVRKIREAIDNQTDVTVQLINYTKSGKKFWNLFHLQPMRDQKGEVQYFIGVQLDGSQHVEPLHNRIADDTAKEGEQLVKDTAENVDDALRELPDANMKPEDLWMNHSKVVHPKPHRRDEAAWKAIQQILNSGEQIGLNHFRPVKPLGSGDTGSVYLVELGETGHYFAMKAMEKGVMINRNKVHRACTEREILDMLDHPFLPALYASFQTKTHVCLITDYCSGGELFLLLDRQPAKVLREDAVRFYAAEVVVALEYLHCQGIIYRDLKPENVLLQSSGHVSLTDFDLSCLTSCKPQLLVPAINEKKKAQKGPHAPIFMAEPMRASNSFVGTEEYIAPEIITGSGHTSAVDWWALGILLYEMFYGYTPFRGKTRQRTFTNILHKDLKFPKSKQVSFSAKQLMYRLLNRDPKSRLGSREGANEIKNHPFFRGVNWALVRCTKPPELDAPLLETTEGGEKEAKFENQVQEDMNVF